CATTTAAATTTCTCCACAACTGCCCCAAATCTGCCTTATGTGTTGTTGTTTACGTTCAGTTTCTTGCTTTGCTGTTGATCTTTGTGCTTTAAGCTATGTCAGGACATGTTCTATGACTTTTCACATTTGTCCCTTTACCCCATGTTGCTGATAATTACACAAACTAATTACACAAAATTGCACACCAGCTACTGTACATACACATGCACTGCACAATTATTTCACTGTatctattatttgttattatatagttattatattatgttatataaaaacatattacataCTTCTCTGCAGTtatctttgtttattgttttgtctatttctacatttttttattgctgCTATTAATATTGCTTGTGTCACTGCAATGACACTGCAAAGTCTCTTTAGTCTTTACATCAGGGATTTATCCGTTTTTAATAGGCCGGTTTTTCATTTTTGTACATTACTatatgaaataacaaaactgaCTCATTCTGAAAGATCAATAATATAACATAAGTCAAATTACTGTAAGCCACAGGCCATAAACCATTTTTATTGCTtgaatttatttatgaatatttttttctaaatgttaacaaagtttttgtttaaaaatacactgAAAAGTCCTTGAATTTGACTGTGGTGAGGTGTAAGAACGATGTATCTTTAGAAATAATTTGTCAGAAGTATTAGTGTAGGTCAGGATCAGCTCTTTTACCCTCAAAACCAATGAGATGTCATTGAATTACATGAATTTGGTTCACTTAAGCAtgtatatttattacaaaaacatttaaaaatagctgATCCCCCAATAGTCATTTTGAAGAAGAATGGTGTCTTCTGCATGCTCATACACCAGTATGCAGCTCTGTTACTGGCCAATATGCTGGTCTTTTCGGTGATGTCTTCTATTCCCTGTCGATGATCCCTGACTTACTTTCTGCGCTGAATCTGGATTTCAcgatctgaatttctggttttgaatgTTAGAAAATTGAATTTTATGTTCTGAATTTCTTCACCTTGAAAATTTGAagctgtatttttacaaactagAAATCTGCAGTCTAGTAATtcagaacacaaacaaacacgtttgAAAATACATCTATAAAATTTGACTTAAAAAATTCAGTCGTCTTAAATATCAGATCTCTAATATTAAAGTTATATAATTGAAATTGagaaattctaataaaaaaatctaattcaaatttaaaaatcCTAATTCAAAACGTTTTTTAATAgcatataaaaattcagatttattaaattacaattgtcaagcattaaaatgatcaaattcagattgttttagcattttattagctcCGTAGTATAAAATATATCTGTTGTTTAATTTTTCCACTtattttaatgtctttctgtCCTCTTgaaaaaatcactgtttattaaatacatttaaccagcattaactaatgaaaccttattgtaaagtctgacaaaagtatattttaattatgttacacTTTTTACTTACTTTACCAGAACCACCCCGTGACAACTACCAAAAACATGCTTGAAATTACAAATTGttgataacattttaaaatatgggGCTCGTAGTTAATATATTACTACACGATTATAAATGCAAAcaacatatttattattgtttattcattataTGTTAATGTTAGTTCATTGAAATAAAGTTTACAAGCATGACCTTTGGATTTTATTAATGGGTTAGTAAACatttaactatgattaataaatgctgtaaaaacaattttcattattattttaagtaaataaagtataattgttGGTTTATGTAACCTTTATGCCACTTATTTGTACATACatttgtacatattttattatttgctgctATTACTTCAAACAaacttttaggccttaaaaagttcaCTGAAATATTGGGTTGTAGGtctcaaatcattttaaataggtttaaattaattttcctctgtccagGTAAAGCTACCCaagacataatatttataaataggcatgttttataacagaaatgcaTTAGGTTGAATAGTTGTACTCAATCAGTTtggaccaaaagccaacaaatatatatttttgattatttatgtaattgcctccaaaataaatatactttttacaatgttaaacttgtcattaaaaaaaaaaaaatctaaatcgtgtatacaactagagtttatttttttagtttagatCACAATTAATGGTATTAACTACTGGCTAATCACCTGCCTACTATCAAGACATTAATGCTCATTAGTAGTTCTAAAGTATAATCTTAtcctgcatccctaatcctactctGAACCTAAagccaacttctaccttactaataACAAACAGCTAataagtagtttattaagctagaagtgttagttaatggtaagttaatactgtgaattgtgacctaaactaagtTACCAAAGTATGTtgctaataaatatataaacatttttgtgGCAAGCATAATTTCCattggccattagaaaaaaaatcattagtgtttagccctgtataagtctaaactTTTATTCATAATTGTCTTAAATGTGACttaatgaaacctgcagaaaccctgattataGATACAATTTGATATTCACACCAATATATGTAcataattttatcattttaaataattaggcCTCTACTGCTCAATAGTTGAATATTTAATAGCATTTATTTTTGCCAGACCCTGAAAAAAAGTgcattttgcatttaataaaaatgtagcaTTTCATAAAACTACATTCTTTATAGAATAGAAGCCTGTTAACAGATTTTATGACATGTCCTTTAAATTGTGAAAGATATTGCAGCTTTAACAGTTTTCAGATGGGACATTTTTGTCCTAAAAGTCTTGAGAGGAAGCGTTTTTGTACCTAgtttaaaatctattaaaataagagggtcaaatattacattttgaatatgATGCACTTTTTGCtcagttgaatacaaaagaaaataaactgaagaatgttggaaacctgtaaccactgacttttacaatatttattttttccgcACTGTGAATGCCACTGGTTACCGGTTATCTAACATTCCTCAgttcatcttcttttgtgttcaacagtacaaaacagttcaaactggtttggaacaagtcaagtgggagtaaatgatgacagaatttgccTTTAAAGCCGCTAAAATTAtcactaaataaaaaagacacTCATATTTGccaattaaataaagttatataattCATTTCAATTAACCTGTTTACACTTTTTGGTGTCTTTCTAATTGAGAATGCACATACTGCTATTGAAAACCTTGCATACCCACATGCATCACTTATGTCAGTGAGTCAAATGATTTCGGAAGCTTTCAAATGACTGTCGAGAGTGGAGGAAAAGGTTGACAGGAAGTTATTCAAAAGAGTTTATTTTCCTGGAACAACAGCAATCAtgtaactaaaataaacaagcctaaattatatttacaaaatgtaataaaaaaactttacagAAGTTTGGTGGGggatgtttaaataaactatattcTGAAATATCAGAGATGTATATATCTGAATAAATATTTGTGAAAAATTCAGATCAAGAGTTTAATGTACTGCAGCAAAGTCTGACAAAATTATAAATTTAGATCAATATGTGGCTTTCCTAACAGGTAAAAGCGGTTGAGAAGAGGCGATGTGTTCTTAGCACATAAAAGTGTGAGTCAGTCACTGAGCTCCTCCTCGTCACTGAAGTATGCGCTCTTTTTGATCCTGGGTTTGTGGGTGTCCTCTGATGTTGATGCTTGAGACGCATCTTCTGCAGCCTGCTTCCttctcttctcctcctcctcaatGCGTGCTTGCTGATGATCATTTACAAACGGGTATATTTATCACTGAACCCAATTCCTACTTAAGGATTACATTAATGATTACTGATGAATTCAACTTACCTGGAAAGCAATTGCCTGACTTAAACTGTCCAGTGCTGGATCCTCTCCTTCTTCCTCACTGTCCTCTggttctctaaaaaaaaaaaattacatttaatttatgctTGCACTTTATTGTAGAACGCATGTACTTACCTAAACAGTAAAGGTTTATATAAACTAACTACTGTAGAtgttaaaagggatagttcaccccaaaatgtaattgtatttacTATTTAGTCAGCCTTAAGTGGTTtcagatagtttttttttctctgctaaaccaaaaagaagatattttcaagaaagctgaaaatccgtaaccattgacttccatagtaagaagcacaaatacaatggaagtcaatggttacagattttcatctttcttcagaatgtcttattttgtgtttaacaaaagaaagaaacgcACAAGTCTGTGAGAATGGAAGaatggcagaattttcagttttgtgtgtaACTATTAgagttgggtcgatagacgatgccatcatccatcgcagAATGCTGATTGACATC
The Danio rerio strain Tuebingen ecotype United States chromosome 4, GRCz12tu, whole genome shotgun sequence genome window above contains:
- the zcrb1 gene encoding zinc finger CCHC-type and RNA-binding motif-containing protein 1 isoform X1 translates to MVKASIAIDNGRAAEFIRKRNYTDKSKCYECGEEGHLSYACPKNLLGEREPPPKKEKKKKKKVQQPEEVEPEDSEEEGEDPALDSLSQAIAFQQARIEEEEKRRKQAAEDASQASTSEDTHKPRIKKSAYFSDEEELSD